The Terriglobales bacterium genome has a segment encoding these proteins:
- a CDS encoding cytochrome c biogenesis protein CcdA, giving the protein MSNLPLPIAAFIAGLLSFLSPCVLPLVPGYVSLISGVGVEELKQQDPRRLRTVMLHSLMFIAGFSLVFILLGAAATGLGQLMAQYKRYLTYLAGVIIIVFGLHLTGIFKIAALYADKRMHSIQGGSTPWGAFAVGFAFAFGWTPCIGPILTVILTFAASEEKVMQGVALLAIYSAGLAVPFLLTSLGVDRFLVFYSRFRRHLHTVEVVSGVLLIAIGALILTRHFTVLSGYLAFLNRFAL; this is encoded by the coding sequence ATGTCGAACCTTCCACTGCCCATTGCGGCCTTTATCGCCGGTCTGCTGTCCTTCCTGTCGCCGTGCGTGTTACCGCTGGTGCCGGGATACGTGTCGTTGATCTCCGGCGTGGGGGTGGAGGAACTGAAGCAACAGGACCCGCGGCGCCTGCGCACCGTGATGCTGCATTCCCTGATGTTCATCGCCGGGTTCTCGCTGGTCTTCATCCTGCTGGGAGCGGCGGCCACCGGCCTGGGCCAGCTCATGGCGCAGTACAAGCGCTACCTGACCTACCTGGCGGGCGTCATCATCATCGTCTTCGGCCTGCACCTGACCGGCATCTTCAAGATCGCCGCCCTGTACGCCGACAAGCGCATGCACTCCATCCAGGGGGGAAGCACGCCCTGGGGCGCCTTCGCCGTGGGCTTCGCCTTTGCCTTCGGCTGGACGCCGTGCATCGGGCCCATCCTGACCGTGATCCTGACCTTCGCCGCCTCGGAGGAGAAGGTGATGCAGGGTGTGGCGCTGCTGGCCATCTACTCGGCCGGCCTGGCGGTGCCTTTCCTGCTGACCTCTCTGGGCGTGGACCGCTTCCTGGTGTTTTACAGCCGTTTCCGCCGCCACCTGCACACGGTGGAGGTGGTGAGCGGGGTGCTGCTGATCGCCATCGGCGCCCTCATCCTGACCCGCCACTTCACCGTGTTGTCGGGCTATCTCGCATTCCTGAATCGCTTTGCCTTGTAA
- a CDS encoding TlpA disulfide reductase family protein, giving the protein MKRNIFILLLVIFTVTLMLWVGRRAAQNRAESGQPLSGRTLKGAPAPDFELKSLDGRTVRLSDYRGKAVLLNFWATWCPPCKIEMPWFVDLQKQYGGQGLQVIGIAMDDDAEKDSAKIAEFVKEMNLNYVVLLGNDKVGDAYGGVDGLPTTFYIGRDGRILTAVSGLVSHSEIEENIKKALAAQSTVANAGGQR; this is encoded by the coding sequence TTGAAACGGAACATCTTCATCCTGTTGCTGGTCATCTTCACGGTCACCCTGATGTTGTGGGTGGGCCGGCGAGCGGCGCAGAACCGCGCCGAGTCCGGGCAGCCACTCAGCGGCCGCACCCTGAAGGGAGCTCCCGCCCCCGATTTCGAGCTCAAGAGCCTCGATGGCAGGACCGTGCGGCTCTCCGATTACCGCGGCAAGGCCGTGCTGCTGAACTTCTGGGCCACCTGGTGCCCGCCCTGCAAGATCGAGATGCCCTGGTTCGTGGACCTGCAGAAGCAGTACGGCGGGCAAGGGTTGCAGGTCATCGGCATCGCCATGGACGACGACGCCGAGAAGGACTCCGCCAAGATCGCCGAGTTCGTCAAGGAGATGAACCTCAACTACGTCGTGCTCCTGGGCAACGACAAGGTGGGCGACGCCTACGGCGGGGTCGACGGCCTGCCTACCACGTTCTATATCGGCCGCGACGGCCGGATCCTGACCGCGGTCAGCGGCCTGGTCAGCCACTCGGAGATCGAGGAGAACATCAAGAAGGCGCTGGCCGCGCAATCCACGGTGGCCAACGCCGGCGGTCAGCGATGA